One stretch of Sulfuricystis multivorans DNA includes these proteins:
- a CDS encoding TIGR03016 family PEP-CTERM system-associated outer membrane protein: MITAHAPFRKSASLLGCLAGGLLWLGNVSAQEDVAASANRPAWLITPSISATLTFTDNVRPGQTDKKSDLITSITPAIRIDGKGGRVSGNLNFSWQNNFYASENRYNNDQMSLSASGKAELVEQWLYLDALASIAQHATSVFGTQTANNELVNNNRSQTTSWQWSPYLQGYFGASNVAYELRYRDVRTTADSGLYATGNDVDTQIWTGRLSGDMPVALIGWSLLAEDQRTSFKVRDTKSSRLIGTLEYRFDPQLKFNLSAGRESDNYSNLQWQHRTVTGYGLDWAPTERTLLKLTKEKRSFGNGHTIDFSHRTALTAWKFIDTRSVVIPAQQFTTAPLSTAYDLLFLQLASSVPDPVVRSQVVSALLQSSGIPANSLIYGNVVTAQPFIQRRQQASLSLTGVNNTVTFTAQRSSNTRLGTGVGALDDFALTQNIRQSGFSGSWAHKLSPISNLTLNALTSHSRGDASGQDSRLRSISLLYTTKLGARTTASLGLRQNSYDNAGSGTADYTEHAITGTLSASF; this comes from the coding sequence TTGATCACAGCACACGCTCCGTTCCGCAAGTCGGCTAGTCTGCTGGGCTGTCTGGCTGGTGGCCTCCTGTGGCTGGGGAATGTCTCTGCGCAGGAAGATGTCGCTGCCTCGGCCAACCGGCCGGCCTGGCTGATCACGCCGAGCATCTCCGCTACCCTGACATTCACCGACAATGTGCGTCCCGGGCAGACCGACAAGAAAAGCGATCTGATCACCAGCATCACGCCGGCGATCCGCATCGATGGCAAAGGCGGGCGCGTCAGCGGCAATCTCAATTTCAGCTGGCAGAACAACTTCTATGCCAGCGAAAACCGCTATAACAACGATCAGATGTCGCTGTCGGCGTCCGGCAAGGCGGAATTGGTGGAGCAATGGCTGTATCTCGATGCGCTTGCCAGCATCGCCCAACATGCCACTTCGGTGTTTGGCACTCAGACTGCCAACAATGAGCTGGTCAATAACAATCGCAGCCAGACCACCTCGTGGCAGTGGTCGCCGTATCTGCAAGGTTATTTCGGTGCCAGCAACGTTGCTTACGAATTACGCTATCGTGATGTGCGCACGACCGCGGACAGCGGCCTCTATGCCACCGGGAACGACGTCGACACCCAGATCTGGACCGGTCGCCTCTCCGGCGATATGCCGGTGGCGCTCATCGGTTGGTCGCTGCTCGCCGAGGATCAGCGCACCAGCTTCAAGGTACGGGATACGAAGTCGAGTCGCCTCATCGGCACGCTCGAATACCGCTTCGATCCGCAGCTCAAGTTCAACCTCAGCGCCGGCCGGGAATCCGACAACTACAGCAATCTCCAGTGGCAACACCGCACCGTGACCGGCTATGGGCTCGACTGGGCACCCACCGAGCGCACCCTGCTCAAGCTGACCAAGGAAAAACGCAGCTTTGGCAATGGCCATACGATCGACTTCAGCCATCGCACCGCGCTGACGGCGTGGAAATTCATCGATACGCGCAGTGTGGTCATCCCGGCTCAGCAATTCACCACCGCTCCGCTGTCGACGGCCTACGATCTGCTGTTCCTGCAACTCGCTTCCTCGGTGCCCGACCCGGTCGTGCGCTCACAGGTGGTCAGTGCATTGCTGCAAAGCTCAGGTATTCCGGCAAATAGCCTGATCTATGGCAATGTCGTGACAGCCCAGCCGTTCATCCAGCGGCGGCAGCAGGCTTCGCTGTCGCTGACCGGGGTGAACAACACGGTGACCTTTACCGCCCAACGCAGCAGCAACACCCGGCTGGGCACCGGCGTCGGTGCACTCGACGATTTCGCGCTGACGCAGAACATCCGCCAGTCGGGTTTCAGTGGTAGCTGGGCGCACAAACTTTCGCCCATCAGCAACTTGACGTTGAATGCATTGACCTCGCACAGTCGCGGCGATGCCAGCGGGCAGGATTCTCGGCTGCGCTCGATCTCGCTGCTTTATACGACGAAACTCGGTGCTCGCACCACGGCATCGCTCGGGCTGCGCCAGAACAGTTACGACAACGCCGGTAGCGGCACCGCCGACTACACCGAACACGCGATAACCGGCACATTGTCCGCCTCCTTCTGA
- a CDS encoding MASE2 domain-containing protein, whose product MPRTRALRQRPLDASQRLDVQVYLVRVVFCLLMMLLVAVDDIYCHDRPGAHGLLLFVGLIYPHLGHLISGRFDPDLRHRRLLFMLDGLYAGAVIGALEFAWLPSFVVCVICLFNWLVVGGIPLIGLGSAAMLAGALLSGSLPTAMSSAGLQSGCTALLWSTASLFVAYFLIVAYVIHRLIGALQHQQTILQANADAADAARSLAERALLAAFPRSVAKQLEATGKHVPEPLPAANLALIELAAFDTAPQDLAPLQATWDLCETILTRHGAELIKTFDRRAIALCRGDTGLQGLIDAAREILIHFSDHPVGPAGCPRRILIHRGSVTLGLVQPARLNLDFCGPGIEALLTLAAQAAELALQGLIVSPAAFRQLRSSEAFVAHPSEVDSPLCYLERSYLERSHFA is encoded by the coding sequence ATGCCGCGCACACGCGCCCTCCGCCAACGACCCTTGGATGCAAGTCAACGACTTGATGTCCAAGTTTATCTCGTGCGGGTGGTTTTTTGCCTACTGATGATGCTGCTCGTCGCGGTCGACGACATCTACTGTCACGATCGGCCTGGCGCGCATGGGCTGCTGTTGTTCGTCGGACTGATCTATCCCCATCTCGGCCATTTGATCTCCGGCCGCTTCGATCCCGATCTACGCCACCGTCGCTTATTGTTCATGCTCGACGGGCTCTATGCCGGCGCCGTCATTGGTGCGCTCGAATTCGCCTGGCTGCCGAGTTTCGTCGTCTGCGTCATCTGCCTGTTCAACTGGCTGGTCGTCGGCGGCATCCCGTTGATCGGTCTAGGATCGGCGGCAATGTTGGCCGGCGCGCTGCTTTCCGGTAGCCTGCCCACCGCAATGTCGAGCGCTGGCCTGCAATCAGGCTGTACCGCGCTGCTGTGGTCGACGGCAAGTCTGTTCGTCGCCTATTTCCTGATCGTTGCATATGTCATTCACCGGCTGATCGGCGCACTGCAACACCAGCAGACCATACTCCAAGCCAATGCCGACGCGGCGGATGCGGCACGCAGCCTGGCAGAGCGCGCCCTGCTCGCGGCCTTTCCCCGCAGCGTGGCCAAACAGCTGGAGGCCACGGGCAAGCATGTGCCGGAGCCGCTCCCGGCGGCCAATCTGGCGCTGATCGAGCTCGCCGCATTCGACACGGCACCACAAGATCTCGCCCCATTGCAAGCAACTTGGGACCTGTGCGAGACGATCCTGACCCGCCATGGCGCCGAGCTGATCAAGACTTTTGATCGTCGGGCGATCGCCCTTTGCCGTGGTGATACCGGTCTGCAAGGGTTGATCGACGCGGCCCGGGAAATCCTCATCCACTTCTCGGACCATCCGGTTGGGCCAGCCGGTTGCCCAAGGCGCATCCTCATTCACCGGGGATCGGTGACGCTCGGCCTGGTGCAGCCAGCGCGTCTGAACCTGGATTTCTGCGGCCCGGGCATCGAAGCACTGTTGACCCTCGCCGCGCAGGCGGCAGAATTGGCATTGCAAGGCCTGATCGTCTCGCCTGCTGCGTTCCGGCAGCTACGGAGCAGCGAGGCTTTCGTCGCACATCCGTCCGAAGTGGATTCGCCACTGTGTTACCTCGAACGCAGTTACCTCGAACGCAGCCATTTCGCATGA
- a CDS encoding XrtA/PEP-CTERM system exopolysaccharide export protein encodes MIGNGSVRSSWAAMLRLLLVVLIGGVVAGCASNAYPPAPTLAASDDYNYHIGPGDTVNIVVWRNPELSMSVPVRPDGKLASPLIEDLPAIGKNPTELARDIEKALSKFIRDPVVTVIVTQFVGPYSEQIRVIGEAAKPQVLPYKQKMTLLDVMIAVGGLTDFADGNGASILRPSDGNKQYGVRLKDLVKRGDVSANVEMKPGDVLIIPRSWF; translated from the coding sequence ATGATTGGAAATGGAAGCGTGCGGAGTTCCTGGGCGGCCATGCTGCGTCTGCTGCTCGTCGTCCTGATCGGTGGGGTCGTGGCCGGTTGTGCCTCGAATGCCTATCCGCCGGCGCCGACGCTGGCGGCTTCGGATGATTACAACTATCACATCGGCCCGGGCGATACCGTCAATATCGTCGTCTGGCGTAACCCGGAACTATCGATGTCGGTGCCGGTGCGGCCCGACGGCAAGCTCGCCTCGCCGCTGATCGAGGATCTGCCGGCGATCGGCAAGAATCCGACCGAGCTGGCTCGCGACATCGAAAAGGCTTTGTCGAAGTTCATCCGCGACCCGGTGGTGACGGTGATCGTCACCCAGTTCGTCGGGCCCTATAGCGAACAGATCCGCGTGATCGGCGAGGCCGCCAAGCCCCAGGTGCTGCCTTACAAACAAAAGATGACGCTACTCGACGTAATGATCGCGGTGGGCGGCTTGACCGATTTCGCCGACGGCAATGGCGCCTCGATCCTGCGCCCCTCCGACGGCAACAAGCAGTATGGCGTGCGCCTGAAGGATCTGGTCAAGCGAGGCGATGTCTCGGCGAACGTCGAGATGAAGCCTGGCGACGTGCTGATCATCCCGCGCAGCTGGTTCTGA
- a CDS encoding XrtA/PEP-CTERM system-associated ATPase, translating to MYEAYYGLKVKPFQLNPDPAFYFDSKQHRRAKAYLEYGLHQNEGFIVVTGEIGAGKTTIVRGLLDALDKDKVVAAQIVSTQLDADDILRMVAAAFGVRFKDLAKADLILALEAFFVEITRRGKRCLLIVDEAQNLTPRAVEELRMLSNFQFESHALLQSFLVGQPEFRAIMLSPQMEQLRQRVIAACHVGPLSAAETRDYIYHRLRCAGSKGEPKFDDAAHQAIYEASGGIPRRINALCDRLLLLGFLNDKKLFGKEDVQEVVNEMGGQIGAGAKPTTTALLAPQALESDFAPAEVAALQIDAETAQEAGKTLTSISNRRIADRLLRLERSLVRLEQTNTMMLRVLQQLVDAARVGKAARNPAEKKTDTEATKSEDA from the coding sequence ATGTACGAAGCCTATTACGGCTTGAAGGTCAAACCCTTCCAGCTGAACCCCGATCCTGCGTTCTATTTCGACAGCAAGCAGCACCGTCGCGCCAAGGCCTATCTCGAATACGGCCTGCACCAGAACGAGGGCTTCATCGTCGTCACCGGCGAGATCGGCGCCGGCAAAACGACTATCGTGCGCGGCCTGCTTGATGCGCTTGATAAGGACAAGGTCGTCGCCGCGCAGATCGTCAGCACCCAACTCGATGCTGACGACATCCTGCGCATGGTCGCCGCCGCCTTCGGCGTGCGTTTCAAGGATCTCGCCAAAGCCGATCTGATCCTGGCGCTGGAAGCGTTTTTCGTCGAGATCACGCGGCGCGGCAAGCGTTGTCTGCTGATCGTCGACGAGGCACAGAATCTGACGCCGCGCGCGGTCGAAGAATTGCGCATGCTGTCGAATTTCCAGTTCGAGTCGCACGCGCTGCTACAGAGCTTCCTCGTCGGCCAGCCGGAATTTCGCGCCATCATGCTGAGCCCGCAGATGGAGCAGTTGCGCCAGCGGGTGATCGCCGCCTGCCATGTCGGTCCGCTGAGCGCCGCCGAGACGCGCGATTACATCTATCACCGTTTGCGCTGTGCCGGCTCCAAGGGCGAGCCGAAGTTCGATGATGCCGCGCACCAGGCGATCTATGAGGCAAGCGGCGGTATTCCCAGGCGCATCAACGCGCTGTGCGATCGACTCCTGCTGCTGGGCTTTCTGAATGACAAGAAACTCTTCGGCAAGGAGGACGTCCAAGAGGTCGTCAATGAGATGGGCGGCCAGATCGGCGCCGGTGCCAAGCCGACCACGACGGCATTGCTGGCGCCGCAGGCATTGGAAAGCGATTTCGCTCCTGCCGAGGTTGCGGCACTGCAGATCGATGCCGAGACGGCCCAGGAGGCCGGCAAGACGCTCACCAGCATCAGCAACCGGCGCATCGCCGATCGGTTGCTGCGGCTCGAGCGCAGCCTGGTGCGCCTCGAACAGACGAACACGATGATGCTGCGCGTATTGCAGCAATTGGTCGATGCTGCGCGGGTCGGCAAGGCTGCCCGCAATCCTGCGGAAAAGAAGACGGATACGGAAGCCACGAAAAGCGAAGACGCATGA
- a CDS encoding XrtA-associated tyrosine autokinase: MDIIEQAAKRLEELRRAGVELPGESAASASGETSAAKLGAGATAPLAGQGTVHSRRIDLDMGVLTAHGILTPDSVRSQLGDEMRVIKRPLLHNVAGKGAAPVKDANLIMITSALPGEGKTFMAANLAISIAMELDRTVLLVDADVARPSLPEVFGFDEEKGLLDALTDPTLDLSQVLLRTNIEKLSVLPAGTPHPRATELLASDAMNQLLADMARRYHDRIIIFDSPPLLVTTEARALAMHMGQVVLVVKAESTTHAEVKNAIAAIESCPVKMAVLNKTTGHVDGHGYGYGYGYGYGYAAKSDASASAARP, encoded by the coding sequence ATGGACATCATTGAACAAGCCGCCAAACGTCTCGAAGAACTGCGCCGCGCCGGCGTCGAGCTGCCGGGCGAATCTGCCGCTTCTGCCTCAGGGGAGACGTCTGCGGCAAAACTCGGCGCTGGCGCTACGGCACCCCTGGCCGGGCAGGGCACTGTTCACTCGCGGCGTATCGATCTCGACATGGGCGTGCTGACCGCGCACGGCATCCTGACGCCCGACAGCGTGCGTTCGCAGCTCGGCGACGAGATGCGCGTCATCAAGCGTCCGTTGTTGCACAATGTCGCCGGCAAGGGTGCTGCGCCGGTGAAGGACGCCAACTTGATCATGATCACCAGCGCTCTGCCAGGCGAAGGCAAGACCTTCATGGCGGCGAATCTGGCGATCAGCATCGCGATGGAGCTGGATCGCACCGTGCTGCTCGTCGATGCCGACGTCGCAAGGCCCTCGTTGCCCGAAGTATTTGGTTTCGACGAGGAAAAAGGGCTGCTCGACGCCCTGACCGATCCGACGCTCGATTTGAGCCAGGTGCTATTGCGCACCAACATCGAGAAACTCTCCGTGCTGCCCGCCGGCACGCCGCATCCGCGGGCGACCGAGCTGTTGGCCAGCGATGCGATGAATCAGCTGCTCGCCGACATGGCACGGCGTTATCACGACCGCATCATCATCTTCGATTCGCCTCCCCTCTTGGTGACTACCGAGGCGCGTGCGCTGGCGATGCACATGGGCCAGGTCGTGCTCGTCGTCAAGGCCGAGAGCACGACGCACGCCGAGGTCAAGAACGCGATCGCCGCAATCGAGTCCTGCCCGGTCAAGATGGCGGTGCTGAACAAGACCACCGGCCATGTCGATGGCCACGGTTACGGCTATGGCTACGGTTACGGCTATGGCTATGCTGCGAAATCCGATGCCAGCGCAAGCGCCGCGCGACCTTGA
- a CDS encoding XrtA system polysaccharide deacetylase, which yields MKTNALTIDVEDYFQVSAFAPYIDRTEWDQRECRIERNVARILALLDRHNVKATFFTLGWIAERHPQVVREIIANGHELASHGYGHERANRLTPQAFADDVFRAKGILEDLSGQQVKGYRAPSFSIDASNRAWAFETLARAGHRYSSSVYPVRHDHYGMPEAPRFSHVPDAGILEIPPTTVRAFLRNWPASGGGYFRLLPYAISRRLIAHVNEIDGEPAVFYFHPWELDPEQPRIPGIDVKTRFRHYLNLHRMERRLECLLADFRWDRMDRVFLGA from the coding sequence ATGAAGACCAATGCGCTGACCATCGATGTCGAGGACTATTTCCAGGTCTCGGCCTTCGCACCCTACATCGATCGCACCGAGTGGGATCAGCGCGAATGCCGCATCGAACGCAATGTCGCGCGCATCCTCGCTTTGCTCGACCGGCACAATGTCAAAGCAACCTTCTTCACGCTCGGCTGGATCGCGGAGCGCCATCCGCAAGTGGTGCGCGAGATCATTGCCAATGGTCACGAGCTGGCCAGCCACGGCTATGGCCACGAGCGCGCGAACCGGCTCACGCCACAAGCGTTCGCTGACGATGTCTTCCGTGCCAAGGGAATCCTCGAAGATCTTTCTGGCCAGCAAGTGAAGGGCTACCGGGCACCGAGCTTCTCGATCGATGCCAGCAACCGCGCTTGGGCCTTCGAGACGCTGGCCCGGGCCGGCCATCGTTATAGCTCCAGCGTCTATCCGGTGCGTCACGATCATTACGGCATGCCCGAGGCGCCGCGCTTTTCCCATGTGCCGGATGCTGGCATACTGGAGATCCCGCCGACCACGGTGCGTGCCTTCCTGCGCAACTGGCCGGCCAGCGGCGGCGGCTACTTTCGGCTGTTGCCCTATGCGATCTCGCGGCGCCTGATCGCCCATGTCAATGAAATCGACGGCGAGCCGGCGGTGTTCTACTTCCACCCCTGGGAGCTCGATCCCGAGCAGCCGCGCATTCCAGGCATCGATGTCAAGACGCGCTTTCGACACTATCTCAATCTGCATCGGATGGAACGGCGGCTCGAATGTTTGCTCGCCGACTTCCGCTGGGATCGGATGGATCGGGTGTTTCTCGGCGCATGA
- a CDS encoding XrtA system polysaccharide chain length determinant — translation MEELVRQARLVLRGMWLHRWLGLFVAWSVGLVAAVLVFVTPDKYEASARIFVDTDSVLKPLLAGLTVPANTEQQIAMLSRTLISRPNVEKLIRMADLDLGIASPREKEALIDKVTAALSIKSVGRDNLYTLGYRDTDPERARKVVQSLTTIFVESSLGSKRSDTDAARKFIDEQIAIYRKKLEEAENRLKQFKLQNLEIGLDKEGGVGGRLSELGAQLSQARLELREAENSRDALKRQLAGEEPVLLPDAPGLESTVSIPEIDGRIDVQKRNLDALLQRYTDQHPDVVNTRRIIKELEEQKAKEIAARKKAAAAHPASVSVNTNPAYQQLKVSLAEAEATVAALRARVAEYESRYNKAVSRVKLLPEIEAEYAQLNRDYDVHKRNYDELVKRRESATISEGMTDVSSVADFRLIDPPRASRTPVGPNRAILLALALLASLSIGLAASFAASQLRPAFFDARTLREVSGLPLLGTVSLITTPADQQHERRALIRFVAGLGAFVGVYAAAIAVVSIIIFRAA, via the coding sequence ATGGAAGAACTGGTACGACAGGCCCGGCTGGTATTGCGCGGCATGTGGCTGCACCGCTGGCTGGGGTTGTTCGTGGCCTGGAGCGTGGGTCTGGTCGCCGCGGTCCTCGTTTTCGTGACCCCGGACAAATACGAGGCATCGGCACGCATTTTCGTCGATACCGATTCCGTGCTCAAACCCTTGTTGGCTGGCCTGACCGTGCCGGCCAACACCGAACAGCAGATCGCGATGTTGAGCCGCACCTTGATCAGCCGGCCGAATGTCGAGAAGCTGATTCGCATGGCTGATCTGGATCTCGGGATTGCTTCGCCCCGCGAGAAAGAGGCGCTGATCGACAAGGTCACCGCCGCACTGAGCATCAAGAGCGTCGGCCGTGACAACCTCTATACGCTGGGCTATCGGGATACCGATCCCGAGCGGGCGCGCAAGGTGGTGCAGTCGCTGACGACGATCTTCGTCGAGTCGAGCCTGGGCAGCAAGCGCAGCGATACCGATGCGGCGCGCAAATTCATCGACGAGCAGATCGCGATCTATCGCAAGAAGTTGGAAGAAGCGGAAAACCGGCTCAAGCAGTTCAAATTGCAGAATCTCGAGATCGGCCTGGACAAGGAAGGTGGAGTCGGGGGCCGTCTGTCCGAGCTGGGCGCGCAGCTCAGTCAAGCACGCCTCGAATTGCGTGAGGCAGAAAACAGCCGCGATGCGCTCAAACGGCAGCTCGCCGGCGAAGAGCCGGTTCTGCTGCCGGATGCACCTGGGCTGGAATCGACCGTCTCGATTCCCGAAATCGATGGACGCATCGACGTGCAGAAGCGCAATCTGGATGCGCTGCTGCAGCGTTATACCGATCAGCATCCCGATGTGGTCAATACCCGGCGCATCATCAAGGAACTCGAAGAACAAAAGGCCAAGGAGATCGCCGCGCGCAAGAAAGCAGCGGCAGCCCATCCAGCCTCGGTGTCGGTCAATACCAATCCCGCCTATCAACAGCTGAAGGTGTCGCTCGCCGAAGCAGAGGCGACCGTTGCCGCGTTGCGGGCGCGCGTGGCCGAGTATGAATCGCGCTACAACAAGGCGGTGAGTCGGGTGAAGCTACTGCCCGAAATCGAGGCCGAATATGCCCAGCTCAACCGCGATTATGATGTGCACAAGAGAAACTATGACGAGCTGGTCAAGCGCCGCGAGTCGGCGACGATTTCCGAAGGGATGACCGATGTCTCGAGCGTCGCCGATTTCCGCCTGATCGACCCGCCGCGCGCCTCGCGCACACCGGTTGGGCCGAATCGAGCGATCCTGCTTGCCCTGGCCTTGTTGGCCTCGTTGTCGATCGGGCTGGCGGCGAGCTTCGCTGCGAGCCAGCTGCGTCCCGCCTTCTTCGATGCGCGTACCCTGCGTGAAGTGAGCGGCTTGCCGCTCTTGGGCACCGTCTCGCTGATCACCACGCCGGCCGACCAACAACACGAGCGCCGCGCGCTGATACGTTTCGTCGCCGGACTGGGCGCCTTCGTCGGCGTCTATGCGGCGGCCATCGCCGTTGTCAGCATCATCATTTTCCGCGCGGCTTGA